The proteins below come from a single Larimichthys crocea isolate SSNF chromosome II, L_crocea_2.0, whole genome shotgun sequence genomic window:
- the LOC104937752 gene encoding armadillo repeat-containing protein 1 produces the protein MTAEPDALAVVNQLRDLAADPMNRRAIVQDQGCLPGLILFLDHPNPQVVYSALLAIRYLAECRPNREKLKGELGMMLSLQNVVQKSTTPGETKLLASEIYELLQASGSSEAEPAEEAVSSRRKAQFFLGSSNKRAKTVILHIDGLDDSSRRSLCEEALLKIRGVISFTFQMTVKRCIVRIRSDLKAEALASAIASTQVMKAQQVVKGEDGDEILIPLAEDGSVDVEQNVDLPEYLPEDESPSQEPDKAVTQVGTGQEGTNWLGAATNFLSRSFYW, from the exons ATGACAGCCGAGCCGGACGCTCTGGCCGTGGTCAACCAGCTGAGGGACCTGGCCGCCGACCCCATGAACCGCAGGGCCATCGTCCAGGACCAGGGCTGCCTGCCGGGCCTCATCCTGTTCCTGGACCACCCTAACCCTCAGGTGGTGTACTCCGCCCTCCTG GCGATCCGTTACCTGGCAGAATGTCGACCCAACCGGGAGAAGCTGAAGGGGGAGCTGGGGATGATGCTGAGCCTCCAGAACGTCgtgcagaa GTCCACCACCCCCGGAGAGACCAAGCTGCTGGCGTCTGAGATCTACGAGCTCCTGCAGGCGTCCGGCAGCAGCGAGGCCGAGCCGGCCGAGGAGGCGGTCAGCAGCCGGCGTAAAGCTCAGTTCTTCCTGGGCTCGAGCAACAAGAGAGCCAAGACCGTCATCCTCCACATCGACGGCCTGGACGACTCG AGTCGGAGGAGTCTGTGTGAGGAGGCTCTGTTGAAGATCAGAGGAGTGATCAGCTTCACCTTCCAGATGACCGTGAAGAGATGCATCGTCCGGATCCGCTCAGACCTGAAGGCTGAG gcgCTGGCGTCAGCGATCGCATCCACGCAGGTGATGAAGGCTCAACAGGTGGTGAAAGGAGAGGACGGAGACGAG ATTTTGATCCCGTTGGCGGAGGACGGTTCGGTGGACGTGGAGCAGAACGTGGACCTTCCTGAGTACCTGCCGGAGGACGAGAGTCCGTCTCAGGAGCCCGACAAGGCGGTGACCCAGGTGGGAACGGGCCAGGAGGGGACCAATTGGCTTGGTGCTGCCACCAACTTCCTGTCCCGCTCATTTTACTGGTGA